The DNA window CAACCGCGCCGGACGGACGAGGCCGGGTCAAAAGCAAATCCCCCTCGATCCCCCCTTTGTCAAAGGGGGGGCGACAAGCAGGGCGGCGACGTCGATCACACCACGTCGCACCCCGAGCGTCCGCATCCGGCTCCCCTTTTGAAAAAGGGGGCCGGGGGATTCGCCTTTGCCTTGCTCTTATCCGGTCAGAACTGCGACGAGAACCGGATCCCGTACATCCGCGGCGTATTCAAGTAACGGATGTTGGTGGCGTTGTTGATGAAGCCCTTGCCCGAATAGACCTCGTCGGTGAGGTTGGAGACGAAGCCGTCGATGCGGAACTGGTTGTCGCTGCCGAAGTTCAGGCCGGCCGACACATTGACCGTCAGGAAGCCGTCGACGTCGTCGCGCATCGCCAGGCCGCTGGCCGGGCCGCCGCCGGCGGCCGGGTTGGAGCCGTTGTTGAAGGCCATGTCGGCGAGCGGAACTTCGATCACGTTGCCGGCCGCGTCCAGACCGAAGCCGCGGCTGTTGAACGCGGTCAGGTAGTAGTCGGAGCGATAGGTCAGGTTGACCGTCCAGTCGAACGAACTCAACGCGCCGCGGCCGATGTCGATGGTCTGCGACAAGCTGACATTGGCGTTGTACTTGGAGGTGTTCGGCAGGCGGTTGCCGTCCAGCGGCACGATCAGGCCGAGCCCGCCGGAGCGCGTGTCCAGCACCTTGGAGTCGTCGAAGGTCGCATCCAGGTAGGTGAAGTTGTAGCCCAGGTCGAAGCCGTACGGCAGGCCGACCCGGCCTTCCAGTTCCAGGCCGAGCACGCTGGCGTTGGCGGCGTTGTCGTTGAACACCTGGCGGCTGGTCGCGTTCGGGTTGGTCGGCGTCGGCGCCGGCACGTCGATCAGGTTCTGCAGCACCTTGTTCTGGTAGTCGTAGTAGAACACCGACGCATTCAAACGCACCGGCGTTTCGCCCCAGACGTAGTCGCCCTTGATGCCGGCCTCGTACGAGGTCAGCTCTTCCGGCTCGAAGGTCGGCGCCAGCGCGGTGCCGTCGTTGAGCGACAGCGGCCGATTGATGCCGCCGGATCGGGTGCCGGTGGACACGGTGCCGTACAGCATTACCTGCGGCGAGAGGTCGTATTCGAAGCCGACCCGCCAGTCGACGTAGCTGTCCTTGTACACGTCCTCGCTCCGGCCGCCGGGGAAGTCCGAGCGCGCGATGACCTGGATCTGGTCGCGGTTCTGGCGCAGGAACTGGGCCCAGTTGTCGTCGACGCCGAAGCCGGCGAAGCCGCCGAGGAAGTAGTCGAGCGTGTTGGCGCCCGGGTCGCAGCGCAGTTCGGCCGGGGTCCAGCCGGTGCATACGCTGGGATCGCCGCCCGGACGCCCGCCCGGCGCGGCCAGGCGGAAGCCCGGCGAGCCCAGCACCAGGCCGGTGGTGTAGGGGTTGGTGGCGGTATTGACCGGCTGGCCGGTGAATTGCTGGAACAGGCCTTCCGGAATCACGAACTGGTACTTCAGGTTCGATTCGCGCGCGATCTTCTTGTCGCGGGTGTAGCGCACGCCGCCGATCAGGCGCAGCGAATCGGTCGCGGCGAAGCTGAAGTCGCCGTACACCGCATTGGATTCGACCTTGGAATTGTCGCCGCGGTTCTCGCCGCCCAGGCCGTCCTGCCAACCGCAGATCGTGCCCGGACGCCACCAGTCGCAATCGCCGAAGTAGCCGTTGCCGACGTCCCAGGACACGTAGTCGTACTTCTCTTCGTAGTTGAACAGGCCCGCCGACCAGATCAGCTTGCCGGTGTCGCCGAAGAAGCGCAGTTCGTTGATGGTCGAGCTGGACTTGTCGGCCTGATAGAAGGTGTCGTACCAGGCCAGGCGTTCGGGGTTGTGGTAAGCCTCGCGGTCCGAGCCCGGGTACACCGGGCCCAGCTGCCACTCGCGCGAGGCGTTGCGGTTGTAGAAGTCGTACTTGCGGTAGGAGGTGTTGAACTCCACCGACACCGCGTCGTTGAACGCGTAGGTGAAGGTCGCCGCGACGCCCTCGATGTCGTTGGTGGTCTTGCCCTGGGTGCGGAAGTACTGGCGGAACGGATCGGACAGGTCGTCGATGTCGTAGCCGGCGGCGAGGCCGCGTTCGGCGAACAGGCCCGGGTCGCCGGTGCCGCGCTCGGTGACCTTGTCCAGCATCACGTAAGCCGAGAACTTGTCGTTCGGCTCCCACAGCGCCGACAGGCGCAGGGCCTGATTGTCGATCGCGCCCGGGCCCTCGGCGCCGAACAGCGATTTGGGATAGCCGTTGTCGATGTAGGACGAGCGCTCCTCGTCGAACAGCGCCGCACGCAGGGCGAAGGTTTCGCCGATCGGCAGGTTGAGCACGCCCTCGGCGGTGGTGAAATCGTGGTTGCCGGCGCCGACCTTCAGCCCGCCGCTGGTCACGCCGAGCTCGGGGCGCTTGGAGATCACGTTGATCGAGCCGCCGGTGGCGTTGCGGCCGCGCACCGTGCCCTGCGGGCCCTTGTTGACCTCGATCCGGTCGACGTCGAAGAACATCGGCCCGATCGAGCGCGGACGCGGCAGGTAGATGCCGTTGTAGTAGGTCGCCACCGACGGATCGGAGGAGAAGTCCGAGTCGGCCGCGCCGATGCCGCGCAGGAAGATCTCGTACTTGCCTTCCTGGCGGGTGATCTGCAGGCCGGGCACCACCGCCTGCAGGTTGCGGAAATCGGTGTTGATGCCGAGCTTGGTCAGGTCCTCGCCGCTGAACGACTGGATCGTGCCGGCGTACTTCTGGATCGACTGCACGCGGCGGTTGCCGGTGACCTGGACCGCGTCGAGTTCGTGCGCGGCGGTCGAGGGCTCGGTCGGCGCGGCGGCGGCCGGCGCGTCCTGCGGCGCGGGAGCGTCGGCGGCCCACACCGTCCACGAACTGCACAGCCCGAGCGAAGCCAGGGCCGCGGTCAGCAGGTGGCGGTTGAATTGCGATTGCGGCGTAGCCGGCTTGAGTGTCGACATGCTCCCCTCCAGAAGCGCTGTGTGTCGTGGCGCGCGCGCACTGTCGTCGCGCTGCGTCCGCCGGGGCGATGCGTGCGCCCTCGGTCCGAGCGCATGTTAGGCAAGCCGCTCGCCGCGCAGCGGGTTCTGCATACGTATTCATGGCGGGCAGTCGCATTCATGTCGCAGTTCTTCCGGCCGCGCTCCCATGAATACGTATGCAGTTGCGACGGCGCCCGCAACCGGCGGCGGTAAGCTGCCGCGCATCGCGGCGATGCAGCACGCCGACCGCACACCATCAGGGGTTTCTCTTGCCAGCCGCCAGCCTTCCGACCGCCGCCGCCCAACGCAACGACGCATGGTGGCGCGGCGCGGTCATCTACCAGATCTACCCGCGCAGCTTCCGCGACCTCAGCGGCGACGGCGTCGGCGACCTGCCCGGCATCATCGACAAGCTCGACTATGTCGCCGGCCTCGGCGTCGATGCGATCTGGATCTCGCCGTTCTTCAAGTCGCCGATGGCCGACTTCGGCTACGACATCGCCGATTATCGCGCCGTCGATCCGCTGTTCGGGCAATTGGAGGATTTCGACCGGCTGCTGGCCAAGGCGCATGCGCTGGGCCTGAGGGTGATGATCGACCAGGTGCTCAGCCACACCTCCGACCAGCACGAGTGGTTCCAGCGCAGTCGCGAAAGCCGCGACAACGACTACGCCGACTGGTACGTCTGGGCCGACGCGCGTGCCGACGGCACCGCGCCGAACAACTGGATGTCGCTGTTCGGCGGCGTGGCCTGGCGCTGGGAACCGCGCCGCCAGCAGTACTACCTGCACAACTTCCTGTCCTCGCAGCCGGACCTCAATTTCCACAACCCGGCGGTGCGCGCGGCGGTGCTGGACAACGTGCGCTTCTGGCTCGACCGCGGCGTCGACGGCCTGCGCCTGGACGCGATCAACTTCTGCTTCCATGACGCGCAACTGCGCGACAACCCGCCCAAGCCGCCGGAACTCCGGGTCGGGCGCGGTTTCAGCGCGGACAATCCCTACGCGTTCCAGTATCACTATTACAACAACAACCAGCCCGAGAACCTGGACTTCCTCGCCGACCTGCGCGCCTTGCTGGACCGTTACCCGGGCGCAGTGTCGCTGGGCGAGATCTCCTCGGAAGACTCGATCGCGACCATGGACGAGTACACGCGCCACGGCCGCCTGCACATGGGCTACAGCTTCGAGTTGTTGACCGACGACTATTCGGCGGCGCACATCCGCGGCACCGCCCAGACCCTGCAGTCCGCCATGCGCGAAGGCTGGCCCTGCTGGGCGATTTCCAACCACGACGTGCAACGCGTGGTGTCGCGCTGGGGCCGCGGCGGGACGCCGCCGGAGTTCGCCAGCATGCTCAGCGCGCTGACCTGCTCGCTGCGCGGCTCGGTATGCATGTATCAGGGCGAGGAACTCGGCCTGCCGGAAGCCGAACTGCCGTTCGAGGCCCTGCGCGACCCGTTCAGCATCGCGTTCTGGCCGACCTTCAAGGGCCGCGACGGCTGCCGCACCCCGATGCCGTGGGACGCGAGCGCACTGGCCGGCTTCAGCGAAGCGACGCCCTGGCTGCCGATCGCCGATGCGCACCGCGGCCTCGACGTGGCCGCGCAGGAGCGCGATCCGGACTCGCCGCTGCAGCGCCTGCGCCGCTTTCTCGCCTGGCGCAAGCGCCATCCGGCGCTGCTGCAGGGCGCGATCGCCTTCCTCGACACGCCCGAACCGGTGCTGGCCTTCGTCCGTGGCGAGGGCCCGCAGGCGATGCTGCTGGCGTTCAACCTCGGCCCCGCCCCGGTCGCGCTGGAACTCGGCGAACGCGCGGCCTGGAGCGTCGACGAAGGTCACGGCCTGCCGTCCGGCACGGTCGAGGCCGGCCGCCTGCGACTGCCGGGCTACGGCGTGTACGTGGCGCGCGCGCCGGGTTGAGCGCCGCGCGCGGGCACGCCGACGGCGCTCAGGGCGCGGGCGCCGCCTCGGCGGGCGCTTCGTTCAACCCCAGCCAGCCCATCACCACCGCGCGCGCTTCGTCCACGCCCTGCTTGGACTCGCCGGAGAAGGTCTGCACGCTGACCGTGTCGCCGAACGCGGACTGCAGTTCCTTGCGCACCGCCATCAGCTGCTGCTGTTGCTGGCCGCGACCGAGCTTGTCGGCCTTGGTCAGCAGCGCGTGCGCGGGCAGGCCGCGGCCGGCGGCATAGCCGATCATGTGCCGGTCGTAGTCCTTGAGCGGATGGCGGATGTCCATCACCACCACCAGGCCGCGCAGCGCCTGGCGGGTTTCGAAGTAACGGTCGAGAAACGCCTGCCAGTGCGCCTGCAGGTTCTGCGGCACCTTGGCGTAGCCGTAGCCCGGCAGGTCGACCAGGAACCGGTCCGGTTCCGGCGCCGGCTCGGGGCCACGATAAGGCGGGCTGACGTCGAAGAACACCAATTGCTGGGTGCGGCCCGGGGTCTTGGACACGCGCGCCAGCGCGTTCTGCTGGCACAGGGCGTTGAGCGCGCTGGACTTGCCGGCGTTGGAGCGGCCGGCGAACGCGACCTCGTAGCCGCCGTCGGGCGGCAATTGCTTGTGGTTGTGCGCCGACAGCAGGTAGCGGGCACGGGCGAGGTGATTGGTCATCGCACTAGGATCGCATGCGCCGGCGCCTCGGCGCGCCGCCGGCGCCTGAACCCGCGTTGACCCGGTCCGGGCCGACCCTGATAATTCCGAGGTTCCGGCGCGCGTGCCGCGCCGGGCGCCAGCCGTCCGCCAGCCCATCCCGCAGCAAGCCAGTAGTTCGGAGCCCAGCTACATGAGCCAAGCCCGCGTCTTCGGCCTCGTCGGCCTCGTCGCCCTCGCGGCTGCCGCCGTTGCGTATGCACAGACCACGGTCACCCCGATTCCCGACAAGGAACCGGTCCAGACCGCGCCGTTGTCCGGCAGCCCGAAGCCGGTGTGGGGCGACGTCAAGGCGGGCGCGACCAAGGCCGGCACCTGCGCCGCCTGCCACGGCCTCGACGGCAACCCGACCGATCCGCAGTACCCGCGCCTGGCCGGCCAGAGCGAGCGCTACATCGCGCACCAGATCGCCCTGTTCAAGAGCGGCGAGCGCAACACCGGCATGGCCGCGGCGATGAAGCCTTACGCCGACGCGCTCAGCGACCAGGACGCGCGCGACCTGGGCGCCTATTTCGCGACCCAGAAGTCCGGCGCCGGCGTCGCCGACGACACCGTGATCGCGGCCGGTCCGAACAAGGACAAGAAGTTCTACCAGGTCGGCGAGCAGCTGTTCCGCTCCGGCGACAAGGCCCGCGGCATCCCGGCCTGCATGGCCTGCCATGGCCCCGGCGGCGCCGGCAATCCCGGCCCGGCCTATCCGCACATCGCCGGCCAGCAGGCGGCCTACTCGCAGCGCCGGCTGGAGGAATACCGCGCCGGCACCACGGCGCAGAAGGACCCGCACCTGTTCAACATCATGGCCAGCGTGGCCAAGCAGCTGACCGACGAGGAAATCGGTTCGCTGTCCAGCTACCTGCAGGGCCTGCACCCGCGCGCCGACGACGTGGCCGCCGCTCAGGCGCCGGCTCCGGCCGCCAAGCCGGCCACGCCGGCGGCAGCGCCGGCCCCGGCGGCGGCGCCCGCCGCAACCCCGGCCGCCGCGCCGGCGCCGCCCGCCAAGGGCTGAACCGCACGCGCAACGCGATCCGACGCCGGCCTGGCGACAGGCCGGCGTTTTCGTTTCCGCGGCCGCCGCGCCGAGCGTGACCCCGGTCACTTTGCGCAACGCGGGAACTTCCGTGCCGCCGCGCCGGTCCATTCCGACACTCCTGGTTGAGACGCCGGCCGTTATCCTTAGCGCCGGCGTTTTTTATGTCCGCCCTGCCCCGCGACGAGCGCCGTTCGCCGCGAGCCACCACCGACGAGATCACCGATGAAACTGCGCTTGGCCGCCCTGCTGTTGCTCGCCGCCCTTCCCTTCGCCGCCGCCGCCGCGCCCAAGGCCGGCACCCCGGCCGGCCCTGCGCCGGAGATCGGCGTCGACTACGTCGTGATCGAAGGCGGCAAGCCGTTCGCGCCGGCCAAGGGCAAGGTCGAAGTGGTCGAGGTGTTCGGCTACACCTGCCCGCACTGCGCCCACTTCGAGCCGCAGGTCGCGGCCTGGCGCGCCAAGCAGCCGGCCGACGTCAGCTTCGTTCCGCTGGCCGCGCCGTGGGGCGGCTACTGGACCCCGTACGCGCAGGCCTTCTACACCGCGCAGTCGATGAAGCTGCTGGGCAAGACCCACGAGGCGGTGTTCAAGGCCCTGCACGAGCAGCGCAGCCTGCCGATCCAGAACGCCACCCCGGCCGAGATCGCCGCCTTCTACGCCAAGTTCGGCGCCAACGCCCAGGCCTTCGCCGCCGGCATGGCCGGTCCGGCCACGAACCAGGCGATGGAAAAGGCCAAGGCCTTCATCATGGCCAGCGGCGTCGACGGCACCCCGTCGATGGTGGTCGCCGGCAAGTACCGCATCACCACCCAGAAGGGCTTCGACGACATGCTGCGCGTCGCCGACCATCTGATCGCGCGCGAGCGCGCCACCGCGGGCAAGCGCTGAACCCGGCCTGCACTCCCGCTCGCCCATGACGGCCGCTATCCTGGCGGCCGTTCCCGGCGGAGCCGCGACGCACCGGCGCGCGCCCGCCCCTTCGACTGATCGCATTCCGATCGCTTTGTGGAGACTCCATCGATGAATTCACGCATGGCTTCGCTGTCCCGGTTTCCGCTGATGCTGACCGCGCTGGTCGCGCTGGCGGCCTGCAACAAGACCGAAACCCCGGCCGACACCGCCGCAGCCCCGAGCGCGCCGATGGCCGACGCCGCCGCACCGGCGGCCGACAGCGCCCCGGCCGCGCCGGCCGCCCCGGAAGAACCGGCGATCCAGCCGGCCGCCGTCGCCACCCCGCCGTCCGGCCCGGCCCCGGTCGCCGGCACCGACTTCCAGGAAATCCCCGCCGGCCAGGCCTACGAGCCGGTCGCCGGCAAGATCGAAGTCGCCGAAGTGTTCAGCTACACCTGCCCGCACTGCGCTCAGTTCGAGCCGCAGCTGCTGGATTGGCGCAAGAAGCAGACCGCGGACGTGAAGTTCACCCCGGTCGCCGGCCCGTTCGGCGGCAACCCGATCCCGTTCGCCAAGGCCTTCTACACCGCCCAGACCCTGGGCCTGCTGGAGAAGACCCACGAGGCGATGTTCCGCGCCGTGCACATCGAGCAGACCCTCCCCTACCAGAGCGTGACCGACCAACAGTTCGGCGACTTCTACGCCAAGTACGGCGCCAAGCCGGCCGACTTCATCGGCACCATGAACAGCTTCGCGATCAACGCCAAGCTCAAGCGCGCCGAGCAGTTCATGCAGCGCTCCGGCGTCAGCGCCAGCCCCTCGCTGGTGATCAACGGCAAGTACCTGGTCACCACCGAGAAGGGCTTCGCCGACATGCTGCGCGTCGCCGATCACCTGGTCGCGCGCGAACGCGCCGCGATGCAGGCCCCGGCCGCCGCACCGGCAGCGCCGGCCGACGGCGCCTCCGCTCCGGCGCCGGCCGCGGCGGCCGCCCCGGCGGCTCCGGCCAAGGGCTGATCGGCCCGCAGCTCAGGGACCTGGCATGACCACACGCCGGCTGCGCCTGCTCAGCGCGAACATCCAGGCCGGCTCCAGCACGCGCCGCTACAGCGATTACGCGACGCGCAGCTGGTCGCACGTGCTGCCCGCCGGCAACAAGCGCGGCAGCCTCGACACGATCGCCCAGTTGGCCGGCGAGCACGACATCGTCGGCCTCAACGAAAGCGATCCGGGCAGTCTGCGTTCGGGCTTCACCAACCAGACCCACTACCTGGCCCAGCGCGCCGGCTTCGAGTACTGGAGCCACCAGCCGAACCGGCGCGTCGGCAGCGTCGCCTCCAGCGCCAACGGCCTGCTCAGCAAGCTCGAACCGCGCGAAGTCGTCGACCATCCCCTGCCCGGCCGCATTTCCGGCCGCGGCGTGCTGATCGCCCATTACGGCCAGGACGACGACGGCCTCACCGTCGCCGTCGCCCACCTTTCGCTCGGCTCCGGCTCGCGCGCCAGCCAACTGGCCTTCATCGCCGAACTGCTGCACGACCACCCGCACGCGGTGCTGATGGGCGACTTCAACTGCTCGCCGGATCGCCCGGAAATGCAGACCCTGTTCCGCAACACTCGCCTGCAGCCGCCCAGCGAACCGCTGGCCACCTTCCCCAGCTGGCGCCCGCAGCGCGCGATCGACCACATCCTGCTCGGCGACGGCCTCAGCTTCGCCGGCGCCCGCGCCGTGCCAGCCGCGCAGTCCGACCACCTCGCCCTGTCGCTGGAACTCGACGTCCCGGAAAGCGCGTTGCGCTGAAGCCCCCGCGCTTCAGAGCAGGAGCGGCGCAAGCCGCGAACGCGACCCCGCGGCGACGGCGCAATCGGCAGTAGCGCGTCGCGGCTCACGCCGCTCCTACAGAGGCCACGGCGCGAGATCGCGGCTACGCGGTCGCGACTCGCGTCGCTCCTACCCCCGACCGAGCGCCGCCCGATCGGGACCGAGACGTCGACCCGCCTGTAGGAGCGGCGTCCCACGGGGATTTCCTCCGGTCATAAGCCGCGACCGGGAGCGCGCAGAACCAACACCGTCATCGTCGCCACCGAAGCGACAGACGGCTTTAGGGGTAAGGAGCGGCGCAAGCCACGACCGCGATCTCGCGGCGACGGCGCAATCGGAACAACGCGTCGCGGCTCACGCCGCTCCTACAGAGGCGACGGCGCGAGACCGCGGCTACGCGTCGCGACTCGCGTCGCTCATACCCTATGCCTGTCCCCTTCGGGTTCTACTCAAGCGGCGGCACAAACGAAACGGCCGGTGGTCGCCCACCGGCCGTTCGGGTTGCTGCGGGTAGCGAGCTACGCCGCGATCGGGTCTATCAACCGAGCCGCGATCAGAAGCGCAGGTCCGCGCGCAGGTAGAAGAAGCGGCCGCCCGGGATGTCGTAGGTGGACGCGTCGTAGCCGTTGAGCGAGCACGACAGGCACACCGGCGGATCCTTGTCGAACAGGTTGTTGACGCCGCCGGTGATCTGCAGCCCCTTCAGCCAGTCGATGTGATATCCCACCTGCAGGTCGTGGTAGGTGATCGCATCGAGCTTGTTCTCGCCGGTCACCGAGTCGTCGCAGTACGGCGAGTCCAGCGCCGAGGCCTGGCAGATTTCGTCGAGCTCGGAGATGTGGCGGATGGTCCACGAGGCGTTCCAGGCGTTGCGCTTCCACGACACGGTGGCGTTGGAGGTCCACTCCGGAATCGCGCTGTCGTTGACTTCCACGCCCGGCTTGCGCGGCTGCACCTGGCCGGCGGCGCCGACCGCGTCGTACTGGGTCACCCAGGTGTTCTGCCAGCTGAGCTTGAACTGGCCCCACGAGGTTTCCGGCAGGGTCCAGAAGACGTCCATGTCCCAGCCGGAGGTCTTGATCGAACCCAGGTTGGTCAGCTTGTTCTCGAACGAGTTGATGCCGCCGACACTGGAACGGGTGATGCCGTTGCAGTAGGTCGGGTCGAGGGTCTGCACGCACAGGTTGAGCTGGGTCTGGGCGTCGATCGCCTGCACTGCGCCTTCCAGCGAATGGCGGTAGTAGGTGACTTCGAAGTCGAACTTGTCCGACCACGGCACGCCCGCGGCCCAGGCCGGGCTGTAGACGAAGCCGGCGGTGAAGCTGCGCGCGGTTTCCGGCTCCAGGTCCGGGTTGCCGCCGGTCTGCACCGAGATCTGGCTGTTGGCCTGGGTCGCGCCGGCCGGCACGCCGAGCGCGGCGCAGTTGGCGCGGTTGCCGGTCGGCGGCGCGCCGGTGATCGAGATCAGGCAGGGATCGCTGAGCTGCAGGTCGGCGCGGCTGGCCGAACCGAACAGTTCGCCGATCGACGGCGCGCGGAAGCCTTCGGCGTAGGTGGTGCGCAGCAGGAACTCGTCGGCGACTTGCCAGCGCAGACCGTACTTCGGCGTGAACTGGCCGCCGAAGGTCGAGTAATCCGAATAGCGGCCGGCCAGGCTCAGGTCCAGGCTCTTGCCGAACGAACCTTCCTTGATCAGCGGCAGGTTCAGCTCGACATAGGCTTCGTTGACGTCGTACTCGCCCTTAGTCGGCAGCGACTGGGTGCCGTT is part of the Lysobacter firmicutimachus genome and encodes:
- a CDS encoding TonB-dependent receptor, which produces MSTLKPATPQSQFNRHLLTAALASLGLCSSWTVWAADAPAPQDAPAAAAPTEPSTAAHELDAVQVTGNRRVQSIQKYAGTIQSFSGEDLTKLGINTDFRNLQAVVPGLQITRQEGKYEIFLRGIGAADSDFSSDPSVATYYNGIYLPRPRSIGPMFFDVDRIEVNKGPQGTVRGRNATGGSINVISKRPELGVTSGGLKVGAGNHDFTTAEGVLNLPIGETFALRAALFDEERSSYIDNGYPKSLFGAEGPGAIDNQALRLSALWEPNDKFSAYVMLDKVTERGTGDPGLFAERGLAAGYDIDDLSDPFRQYFRTQGKTTNDIEGVAATFTYAFNDAVSVEFNTSYRKYDFYNRNASREWQLGPVYPGSDREAYHNPERLAWYDTFYQADKSSSTINELRFFGDTGKLIWSAGLFNYEEKYDYVSWDVGNGYFGDCDWWRPGTICGWQDGLGGENRGDNSKVESNAVYGDFSFAATDSLRLIGGVRYTRDKKIARESNLKYQFVIPEGLFQQFTGQPVNTATNPYTTGLVLGSPGFRLAAPGGRPGGDPSVCTGWTPAELRCDPGANTLDYFLGGFAGFGVDDNWAQFLRQNRDQIQVIARSDFPGGRSEDVYKDSYVDWRVGFEYDLSPQVMLYGTVSTGTRSGGINRPLSLNDGTALAPTFEPEELTSYEAGIKGDYVWGETPVRLNASVFYYDYQNKVLQNLIDVPAPTPTNPNATSRQVFNDNAANASVLGLELEGRVGLPYGFDLGYNFTYLDATFDDSKVLDTRSGGLGLIVPLDGNRLPNTSKYNANVSLSQTIDIGRGALSSFDWTVNLTYRSDYYLTAFNSRGFGLDAAGNVIEVPLADMAFNNGSNPAAGGGPASGLAMRDDVDGFLTVNVSAGLNFGSDNQFRIDGFVSNLTDEVYSGKGFINNATNIRYLNTPRMYGIRFSSQF
- a CDS encoding c-type cytochrome → MSQARVFGLVGLVALAAAAVAYAQTTVTPIPDKEPVQTAPLSGSPKPVWGDVKAGATKAGTCAACHGLDGNPTDPQYPRLAGQSERYIAHQIALFKSGERNTGMAAAMKPYADALSDQDARDLGAYFATQKSGAGVADDTVIAAGPNKDKKFYQVGEQLFRSGDKARGIPACMACHGPGGAGNPGPAYPHIAGQQAAYSQRRLEEYRAGTTAQKDPHLFNIMASVAKQLTDEEIGSLSSYLQGLHPRADDVAAAQAPAPAAKPATPAAAPAPAAAPAATPAAAPAPPAKG
- a CDS encoding alpha-glucosidase gives rise to the protein MPAASLPTAAAQRNDAWWRGAVIYQIYPRSFRDLSGDGVGDLPGIIDKLDYVAGLGVDAIWISPFFKSPMADFGYDIADYRAVDPLFGQLEDFDRLLAKAHALGLRVMIDQVLSHTSDQHEWFQRSRESRDNDYADWYVWADARADGTAPNNWMSLFGGVAWRWEPRRQQYYLHNFLSSQPDLNFHNPAVRAAVLDNVRFWLDRGVDGLRLDAINFCFHDAQLRDNPPKPPELRVGRGFSADNPYAFQYHYYNNNQPENLDFLADLRALLDRYPGAVSLGEISSEDSIATMDEYTRHGRLHMGYSFELLTDDYSAAHIRGTAQTLQSAMREGWPCWAISNHDVQRVVSRWGRGGTPPEFASMLSALTCSLRGSVCMYQGEELGLPEAELPFEALRDPFSIAFWPTFKGRDGCRTPMPWDASALAGFSEATPWLPIADAHRGLDVAAQERDPDSPLQRLRRFLAWRKRHPALLQGAIAFLDTPEPVLAFVRGEGPQAMLLAFNLGPAPVALELGERAAWSVDEGHGLPSGTVEAGRLRLPGYGVYVARAPG
- the yihA gene encoding ribosome biogenesis GTP-binding protein YihA/YsxC, giving the protein MTNHLARARYLLSAHNHKQLPPDGGYEVAFAGRSNAGKSSALNALCQQNALARVSKTPGRTQQLVFFDVSPPYRGPEPAPEPDRFLVDLPGYGYAKVPQNLQAHWQAFLDRYFETRQALRGLVVVMDIRHPLKDYDRHMIGYAAGRGLPAHALLTKADKLGRGQQQQQLMAVRKELQSAFGDTVSVQTFSGESKQGVDEARAVVMGWLGLNEAPAEAAPAP
- a CDS encoding endonuclease/exonuclease/phosphatase family protein — translated: MTTRRLRLLSANIQAGSSTRRYSDYATRSWSHVLPAGNKRGSLDTIAQLAGEHDIVGLNESDPGSLRSGFTNQTHYLAQRAGFEYWSHQPNRRVGSVASSANGLLSKLEPREVVDHPLPGRISGRGVLIAHYGQDDDGLTVAVAHLSLGSGSRASQLAFIAELLHDHPHAVLMGDFNCSPDRPEMQTLFRNTRLQPPSEPLATFPSWRPQRAIDHILLGDGLSFAGARAVPAAQSDHLALSLELDVPESALR
- a CDS encoding thiol:disulfide interchange protein DsbA/DsbL, with translation MASLSRFPLMLTALVALAACNKTETPADTAAAPSAPMADAAAPAADSAPAAPAAPEEPAIQPAAVATPPSGPAPVAGTDFQEIPAGQAYEPVAGKIEVAEVFSYTCPHCAQFEPQLLDWRKKQTADVKFTPVAGPFGGNPIPFAKAFYTAQTLGLLEKTHEAMFRAVHIEQTLPYQSVTDQQFGDFYAKYGAKPADFIGTMNSFAINAKLKRAEQFMQRSGVSASPSLVINGKYLVTTEKGFADMLRVADHLVARERAAMQAPAAAPAAPADGASAPAPAAAAAPAAPAKG
- a CDS encoding thiol:disulfide interchange protein DsbA/DsbL → MKLRLAALLLLAALPFAAAAAPKAGTPAGPAPEIGVDYVVIEGGKPFAPAKGKVEVVEVFGYTCPHCAHFEPQVAAWRAKQPADVSFVPLAAPWGGYWTPYAQAFYTAQSMKLLGKTHEAVFKALHEQRSLPIQNATPAEIAAFYAKFGANAQAFAAGMAGPATNQAMEKAKAFIMASGVDGTPSMVVAGKYRITTQKGFDDMLRVADHLIARERATAGKR